CTCCCAAACCTCTTGGCCCCATTGTACAGCCTGCTTTAGAAGAAccagaaatggagttggcaagccCCACATCAGTATGTGAAGCAGTTGTTAAGTTCATCGGCCTTGTCGGTCCACTTTGACTccaagaaagaattaattttaacatgtgatgcatcccCTTAATGGAATAGGGGCTGTCCTTTCACATCGGATGGTGGATGGCTCTGACTGACTCATTGGATGTACATCTAGCACATTCAGTGTCGCGAGAGATGATAATCCCAGATTGAAAAACAGGGTTTATCTATTGTGTTCGGCATCCAGAACTTTCATCAATATCTCATGGTCGCCATTTCCATATAACCCCAAGCCcctactgggattatttggagaagataaaGTGACACCACCTATCGTATCATCTCGCATCCAGAGATGGGCACTAACATTCAACTGCCTATGAATACACTTTTGCTCACCATTCGGGGACTCGAATTGCACATGTCGAAACACTAAGCCACCTTGCCCTGCCAGCTAATAACAGGGAGGCTCTGATTCCACAGGAACCGGTCTTAGTGCTAAGTTTTCTGGATTTGTCCCCTGTTCAGACAAATCCGTGAACAGTCAAGCCAGGACCCACCGTTGCCTAATGtctgggagcaggtcttgaatggttggTCAGGCGGATCTAAATCTGAGGAGATGAAGCCCTACTCTGATCGCAAATATGAACTCTCCTGCCAGGACGGCATattactctggggagcaagggttattgtGCCCTTGAGGGGGCAAAGGCCGTTATTAGTTGATCTACATAGTGCTCACCCAGGCATTAGCAGAATGAAAgcaaaaatataaaagcaaaaaactgcggatgctggaaatccaaaacaaaaacaaaaatacctggaaaaactcagcaggtctggcagcaactgtggagaggaacacagttaacgtttcgagtctgaatgacccttcaagagaactaggtaaaaatagaagagaagcttcaacagaactaactacttgtcccacccccccccctgccATTAAACCagctatatttcacctctcttctatttttacttagttctgttgaagggtcattcggacttgaaatgttaactgtgttcctctccgcagatgctgccagacctgctgagtttattagcagaatgaagatgctcacacGCAACCATTTGTGGTGGCCAAGTATGGACTTGGATATAGAAACCCTGATCAAAGCTGTCCTCGATGCCAGCAGATGCAAAAGCCCCTCTGCTTATCTCCATTGCATCCATGGGAATGGCCAGAGAAGCCATGGTTGCACCTCCACATCGATTACATGGGGCtcttcttgggcacaatgttcttTTTATTGATTGACTCCCCCTCTAAATGGATAGACGTCTATGAAGTCTGGTCGCCCACATCAGCTGCCACCATTGACTGTTTGCGGCAGAGCTTGGGATTCATGGGTTGCCGGAGGTCCTCGTGTTTGCCAGCAGGATTGCTTTTCACAGCAtggagttccacagattcacgacccttaaTGGCAAAACCCATGTCAAAACCTCACCCTACCACCCAGTATCAGACTGGCTGAGGTTGGGTGggcagtccaaacctttaaatctgtgatgaaaaagatggaaggggattccatcagcaTGAGATTGTCACGGTTCTTATTCGCATTCCAGACCAAGCCACACAAGATGACCGGCACTGTCCCTGCAGAACTACTGATGTAGAGACTCTCCACACCCGCCTGACCCTTATCCTGCAGAATTTAGAGGGGGAAGGTAGAGAAAAGTCAAGAGGTGCAGAAGACCAGGCACGATGGTCAAGGCACGAAAGAACTTGCACTGTGGGAGATGTGGCGGTCCTTGCGAAGAACTTtagagatgggcccaattggctgttaGGCGAGGCAAGAGCAGTAACTGGACACATCTCCTATAGTTGGCCAACCAAACACCAGTCCAACAAGAACAAACGCAGTCTTCATCTACACTTGAGTCTGTGCCACATGTAGAGGACAGGTCACACAACTTGGAAGCACCAATGGGGCCATTGGGACCGAGGCGGTTGGGGAGAGAAACCTGCCAGTTTCCACTGAGGAGCCTAGTGGATAACTGTCCCCTGAAGAGTAGGTCTCAGAAAAACCAGCCAAGGCTGTTGAACTGAGACACTCAACATGTCTGAGAAAACCTCCTGAGAGATTTGAcgtgtaaatagttaatgtatTTTgagcttgttagctgtacttaaaggtaaagggggagggatgtggtaaagtgaggtaccctttaagagaatgcaagtgtactcatcatgtgacagcactgatgaatcactgtgcAGCATGGGCAAAtgagaactgtaagtctagttctggaggtttctgagtaagcacctatgatctggtgctctgccttgTGTCACGATAAACCattactgtttattcttacatcaatcTCTTCCCATTATTGACTGCAAGCAGCAActgaggagaacataggaaggcatgcaaTTCAAGTTTGGTTGGCCAACGGACACATTTACTCAAGACACGAAAACAGTCCTTAACAGGACTGTAACAGTGAGCtatgtgagtgtatctgtgtgagtatgtctatGTGAACTGTacgagcatgtgtatgtgtgtgtacatccaTCCATGCATGCATCTGAGCTTTTTGAGAActctgtgagtgtccgtgtgagCTGCGTGTATGTatgaactgtgagtgtgtctctgtgaacTGTGTCAGCATGTctgtatgtgtcactgtgtgagctACGTGTCAGTATGAGATGCGTGTACACATGAGCTTTGTAAGCATGTTTGCATGAGCTGTGCAAATGTTTCCGTGAGCTTTGAGTGTCCATGTGTCTGCGTGAGCTGTGTGAATGCGTTTGTGCGAGCTATGTGAATATGTCCATGTGAGCTGTGTCAATGTGTCCGTTTgaagagtaagagtgtgtgtatgagctTGTGTTAGTGGGTGTTCATGAACTGTATGAGTATATGAAtgtgaactgagtgtgtgtgcatttgatcagtgtgtgagagtgtgttgtgtgagttgtatgaagctgtttgtgtgtgtgagtgcattcatgtgtgtgtgtgtgtgagagttgtgcAAGTatatcagtgtgagctgtatgagtgtgtctgtgagaagtctgtgtatgtgtgagctgtTTGTGAGCTGTTTGTGAATGTCCCTCTAAGAGCTCTGcaagtgtgcctgtgtgagctgtGCGAATACGTGTGTATGTATGCGAGCtctatgtgtctgtgagagctctgtgtgtgtctatttgtgagATCTGTGTAAAAgtctgagtatgtgtgagtgagtgtttctgagcctcagtgtatgtctgtgtaagtgtgtctgtgcgagtgtttatgtttgtgtgcgCGTGTCCACGcaagtgtgtctgtgtaagtgtgtctctgtgagtgtatctgtctgagctgtgtgtgagctctcTGTGCACATACGTGTGAGTGCGTATGAGCTGTGTGAATGACTATGTGAACTGTATGTGTTTGCAAGCTGCGTGAGTATGCCTTTGTAAACTGTGTAAATGTATGCATGTgagctatgtgagtgtgtgatctgtgtctgtgtgtttgagctgTGTCTGTGTAATCTATATTTTTGTATTCAttgaagggatgtgggcttcactggctcggcaagcattcattgcccattcttaattgtctttgagaaggtggtgctgtgcTGCCTTTTTaaattgcatgtgtgtgtatgcaggtgtgtgtgcaagtgtctgtgtgaatgagtgcacATAAGCTATATATGTGCATACGAGCCTTGCAAGTGTGTTTTGTGAACTGCATGTCAGTTGTGACTACAAGCGAGTGAGCTGTGTATTTGTTTATGTGAGTTCTCTGAGCacatgtttgggtgaactgtgtgtgtaattGTTAAATCTGTGGGGGGGGGTATTTAATGGAATGGAGGTTaatgtggggagttggatagtgTACAGTATCTGTGTGAAAGGGTGGAGGAATGGATGTGGTAGAGTTTGTGAGAAAGGATGGCAGTTTGATGGGTTGCATTGCTTGTGTGATGTGGTAACGAGTTGGATGGGGTCCAGTGTCTGCGTGaaagggtggagagttggatggggtccagtgtctgtgtgaaagggtggggagttggatggggtacagtgtctgtgtgaaagggtggggagttggatggggtacagtgtctgtgtgaaagCGTGGAGAgttcaatggggtacagtgtctgtgtgaaaggatggggagttggatgggatacaatgTCTGTGTgaaaggttggggagttggatggggtccaGTGTCTTTGTGAAAGGGTGGGgcgttggatgggatacagtgtctctgtgaaaggatggggagttggatggggtccaGCGTCTGTGTAAAAGGGTGGGgcgttggatgggatacagtgtttgtgtgaaaggttggggagttggatgcgaTACAGTGTCTGTGGGAAAGGGTGGGGAATTGGTTGGGGTACAATGtcatggggagtgtggtgagatGGATGGGGTAAGCATCTAAGTGGCTGAATAGGGAATGTTCCTTAATGACTGAGTAAATCGAACCCAAGAGCAAACTTTCCTTTACCTCTTTGTGGGTTAATTCTTTTCCTTTCCATCACGGCTTGATATTGTTCTTGTTCCTCCAGTAACAGCTCCTCTTTCCTGGCAACTTTTGCTATTATCTCAGCCTGTTGCTTGACTTGATTCAGTGACAGAATTCTCTCTTGAAACCCAGGTTTAGAGTCCTCTTTCTCAGATTGAATCAACAGGTCGATGTAAGCTGGAGTTGATAATGGGTTTGGTCTGAGAGCTATTTCTTCAAGTCTTAAAATGCTCTGGGATGATTGTTCAATCAGCTCCAACACGACATCCTGAACATCATCCAATTCCTGCTGAAGTTTCTCCATGATTTTCTGCTGTGTTGTTTCATCAGATGCCTCCTTGTACATTTCCTTCAGCTCTCTGTATGTCCTCTTCTCCTTTCTAGTTTTATATTCAAATCTGTACTTTTGGTTATAATGAACAGACCAGGTACATTTATTAGGACAGACTGTGCAGTATCCATTGCGGTCCATTGCTGCGCATCCCCTTTTATCAGCATTCTTAGGGACTGGACAGGGATAGTGACAGGTGAATTGACATTTCTGACAGTTAGTTATGTAATTACCAGTCCCACCAATTTCTATCTGCACCAGAGCTGTGACTTCAACTTCATACTCAAAATCTTTATTTGCATCCAGATTGACCTGATGTTGATTCAAAGCCTGTTGTGTCTTCCTGATCTCCTCCAGTTTCGTCAGACCCACTTTGATCTGAGGCTGCAATCCCTCTACCACAGCCCCCAGCTGCTGACGCTCCCTCAAGACTTCCTCTGTCAAACTTAAGCTCTTTGTTTTCATTTTGCTCAGAGCTACAAAGAACTTCCTCATACTGTTTGATCCTGCCTTCCACAACAATGCATCAAAGTCTTCACCATCCTTCCCCGCTTCCTCCTCATTGCTAGCATCTGGTCTTCTGTTGGCAGAGTTTCCAGAAGTTGCTTTTTGGGCAAATATGGCTAAATTGTTGAACTTGAAGTGAACTGGAAGACCTTTATCATCTTTGGGACATGGAATCTCAGCAACATTGATGGCCTCCAAAATGGGGGGAACCTGCCCATCGGCAGATGTCACCAGTACTCGGATGTTCTCTGCAACACCTTTGCCAAAAATGGAAAGAATTGAATCAAAGACGTTTTTCTGGGCATGAGTCAAGCAAGCCAAAGAGGCTTGAACAACAAAACACACGGCGTCGATCTGATCAACACCATCTGGGGAAGTAAAGAGCTCTCGGATCTGATCAGTGATCAATTTACCTCGGGTCATCCCCCTAGTGTCTCCGAATTCCGGAGTGTCAATGATAGTGAGAGAGTAATCAATCTGGAATCCTTCTCGATGGTGGATTTCATAGGTAGTGATTGAGGATGTCTGACTTTCAGCCAGGGATCTTCCTGTCCCTTCATCTATTAATTTATATCTGAAGTTGTCGTTCCATTCCACACCCAGGATGTAGTTGATCATTTTATTGTTGAGAGTAGTTTTTCCTGCTCCCGTTGCTCCAAGAACCAGAATTGTCCTGACACTGTATTTTGTGATAGACTTTCCGAAGGAGTATTTTACACATTGTCCATGCTTGCCAAGTACTGTTTCCTTCAAGGGGAGTGTGTAAATAAAAGGGTTCCTGCTGACTGTTAAAACACTTTCTCTGCGAAGTTTTCCGGTTAGTCTCTTTGgttcattttctgtttctattaaaACTTCATCACTTGGTTCACTAGAACCTCCTTCTCCACAGTCAGCAGACACTCGCACTCTGTAGGATGTCTTGGGTTTCAATCCCTCTAAAGTGTAATGACATTCACTGTCTGTTGTCTTTATTTCCTCCCATAATCCATTCTCTGTGCTAGAGGCAACTGGTTTTCCTTCTCTATATTCTATCCTGTACTGGACTATATCAACACCAGCTCCAATCTCAGTTGGCATGTCCCAGGTGAGTGTTGCATCACACCAGTACATCTCGACTGTTGAGGGTTTACCAGGTGGACTTGTAGGAAGTGTGGTGACACAGGAACTCTCACTGACCCCTGCCTTGGTCACTGCTCTGTATTGGAATTGATACTCCTGGTGTGGCTGTAACCCAGATATTGTGTGGGAATTGGATTTATCTGATGTATCCACAGTTGTCCATTTCTCCTGTTGGGTAGCTCGGTACTCCACCCTGTAACCAACAATCTCACCAGCACCGTATCTCGGTGGCTGTAAttggagtgtcacactgtcatgtgTTGTTCCACTAACTGCAGGTCTCTCTGGCTGTGATGGGAGTTCGAAGCAGTGACTCaccacaaaccctctctcataCAGGTAAATTGATGCTCCTACATTACTGTCATCCTGCACAGAAGCAGCAATGAATTTTGTTTTCCCTTGTGCTCTGTTGGTTGTGGCAAAATCAAGGAATAAGCGAGAGCATTCCCTCATCTTCTGGGATACAGACACCGAATTAAACCACTGCTGGTTATGATGTTCTGCACTAACCTGGTGAGCAGGATTTGGTATCAGCATTCTCTCAGTTGTGTGAGATTTTAGGTAGCTGTCTGCTCCTGACAGATAGAAATCCTCTTGATGCAGTGATGTGAATGTGAAGCAGACCACATATTCTGTCTCTGGATTTAACACTTCTCTATCCAACTCACTCCTTGATTTCACAATGTGTATATCTTTCAATATCATGAGGTAGTATCTCACCACATTCATTTCCCGCTCCTTGTCATCCAGCCATTTGATCAGTGACTGATGTTTGAATGGTGACTGTTCCTTGTTCTTCAGAATATCCACCAGTAACTcttcctccaccccacctcctcgGATAGATGGTAACACTCTGGCTAATGTCTTCTGGAAAACCAGTTGATGTTCCCGACACATCTCTTGGAATTTCTTTATTCTGTGTCTGATCTCTGGAAATTGaacagtgacactgtctctcatCATGTCCTCGCATCTCATCACTGCCTCATTGAGCTActccagcacagactgggagcgaTTGACCAGTCCGATACTTATGTCCCGTACCAGCTGAGCAGCTTTGGGTCCAATTTATTGAGTGGATAGAGCCAGACTCTCATAGGCACTGCATGTTCTCCATCCGGTCCTAGTAAATTTGGGAGGCTTGTGTAGATTTTGATGGCATCTGGGAATGTGGTGGGATTGTTTTCAAGGGAGAAATCCCCATAAAAGGTGCAGCTGAATTTCTGAGCATTTGTGTTTTCTTCATCTGTCATTTTTAGGGAGGCCTGACCATCAACTGCAACTTTTGGAATTTTTTTAATCATCCCCTCCATGTTACCCTGAATATCCTGTAGGGTCTCTGTTGAAGAGACCTCTTGGTCAAAAACAAAGAAAGCCTGAGCCCCGTACAACACTGCTGTAACCACATGAGTTGCTGTCCCCTGATCAAACACGTATGGGTAGGTTACATTCTGCTGCCCTAAATGCTTCATTGTCAGTTGCACAAACTTGGTTGTTGTTCGGTACTGAAGGGTCACTCTGGCCTGTTGCTTCGATCTCTTTGTATCATTGAGATATTTTGCAGATCCTTTCACCTCTACCAGCCCACCCAGGAAACTTGCTTTCAATGATGCATGCACattcagtgcactggctttcttcTCAATAGAGTCAGATGCAATGATGTGAAACTCGGTATTCGGCTTAGGTCGTACGTTGAGGTCATTCTGCAGGGTCTCTAAGTTCCATAATGTTACCCCTACAGAAGAAACAGATCAATAAACAGAACTTATTGAAGTTAAAATGAAAAAAAGTTGCCCTTCATATATATTCACAGTAATTATATAGTAGCAAATAACTGACAGTTGTTCTCTTTGTGTTATTTTTTATGTTCTAAGATAATTTCGTGCACTGCTTTAAGTACTTGTCCTTTTTGCTTTCCTTTTTGAATTAGCCCCTTCCCTACTATAAATACATAATCTCGTTCTGGTATATTAGTTAACTGAAATTATCTCAGTGCATGACATGAGGATTCTAGTCTTTTTCCTACTGATGTGCCATGACCTgctatctctttctttctttctctttttccattGAGAGGAGTCAACTTTCAAGAAAATGCTTACAGCTTTCCACTTCCATACAAACATATACAATAATCCATATGTACTGCAATAGTCTTAAATGC
The nucleotide sequence above comes from Carcharodon carcharias isolate sCarCar2 chromosome 19, sCarCar2.pri, whole genome shotgun sequence. Encoded proteins:
- the LOC121291246 gene encoding LOW QUALITY PROTEIN: uncharacterized protein LOC121291246 (The sequence of the model RefSeq protein was modified relative to this genomic sequence to represent the inferred CDS: inserted 1 base in 1 codon); amino-acid sequence: MTEGVEVAIELAALGRPFQLGMLYDCRSDSLVPGVTLWNLETLQNDLNVRPKPNTEFHIIASDSIEKKASALNVHASLKASFLGGLVEVKGSAKYLNDTKRSKQQARVTLQYRTTTKFVQLTMKHLGQQNVTYPYVFDQGTATHVVTAVLYGAQAFFVFDQEVSSTETLQDIQGNMEGMIKKIPKVAVDGQASLKMTDEENTNAQKFSCTFYGDFSLENNPTTFPDAIKIYTSLPNLLGPDGEHAVPMRVWLYPLNXIGPKAAQLVRDISIGLKTLARVLPSIRGGGVEEELLVDILKNKEQSPFKHQSLIKWLDDKEREMNVVRYYLMILKDIHIVKSRSELDREVLNPETEYVVCFTFTSLHQEDFYLSGADSYLKSHTTERMLIPNPAHQVSAEHHNQQWFNSVSVSQKMRECSRLFLDFATTNRAQGKTKFIAASVQDDSNVGASIYLYERGFVVSHCFELPSQPERPAVSGTTHDSVTLQLQPPRYGAGEIVGYRVEYRATQQEKWTTVDTSDKSNSHTISGLQPHQEYQFQYRAVTKAGVSESSCVTTLPTSPPGKPSTVEMYWCDATLTWDMPTEIGAGVDIVQYRIEYREGKPVASSTENGLWEEIKTTDSECHYTLEGLKPKTSYRVRVSADCGEGGSSEPSDEVLIETENEPKRLTGKLRRESVLTVSRNPFIYTLPLKETVLGKHGQCVKYSFGKSITKYSVRTILVLGATGAGKTTLNNKMINYILGVEWNDNFRYKLIDEGTGRSLAESQTSSITTYEIHHREGFQIDYSLTIIDTPEFGDTRGMTRGKLITDQIRELFTSPDGVDQIDAVCFVVQASLACLTHAQKNVFDSILSIFGKGVAENIRVLVTSADGQVPPILEAINVAEIPCPKDDKGLPVHFKFNNLAIFEAGKDGEDFDALLWKAGSNSMRKFFVALSKMKTKSLSLTEEVLRERQQLGAVVEGLQPQIKVGLTKLEEIRKTQQALNQHQVNLDANKDFEYEVEVTALVQIEIGGTGNYITNCQKCQFTCHYPCPVPKNADKRGCAAMDRNGYCTVCPNKCTWSVHYNQKYRFEYKTRKEKRTYRELKEMYKEASDETTQQKIMEKLQQELDDVQDVVLELIEQSSQSILRLEEIALRPNPLSTPAYIDLLIQSEKEDSKPGFQERILSLNQVKQQAEIIAKVARKEELLLEEQEQYQAVMERKRINPQRGKGKFALGFDLLSH